The following coding sequences are from one Loxodonta africana isolate mLoxAfr1 chromosome 18, mLoxAfr1.hap2, whole genome shotgun sequence window:
- the LOC100666769 gene encoding olfactory receptor 1A1-like produces the protein MIIKINAHSKFINNLDFPTEGAMKEENQSSILGFILLGITDQQQQEDIFFILFLFIYPSTLIGNLLIILAIHSDIRLHNPMYFFLANLSFVDMLFSSVAVPKMLANHLLGSKDISFKGCLTQMYFMVALADTDSYILAVMAYDRAMAISRPLHYTTIISPRSCVLLVVGSWVIANANALLHTVLTASLSLCGNREVANFYCDTSFLLKLSCSDIHFNVKMMYLGIGVFCVPLICIIISYIRVFSVVLCVPSNKGILKAFSTCGSHLTVVSLYYGTVMGMYFRPLTSYSLKDAVITVMYTAVTPMLNPFIYSLRNRDMKAALGKLLGKRISS, from the coding sequence ATGATCATTAAAATAAATGCACACAGTAAATTCATTAATAATCTGGACTTTCCTACAGAAGGAGCCATGAAGGAAGAAAACCAGTCCTCTATCCTGGGTTTCATTCTCCTGGGAATTACCGATCAGCAGCAACAGGAAGATATCTTCTTCATCCTCTTCCTATTTATTTACCCCAGCACACTGATTGGAAATTTGCTCATCATCTTGGCCATTCATTCCGACATTCGCCTTCATaaccccatgtactttttccttgccaatctctcCTTTGTTGACATGCTCTTCTCATCTGTAGCTGTCCCTAAGATGCTAGCAAACCATCTCTTGGGCAGCAAAGACATTTCCTTCAAAGGATGTCTAACACAGATGTATTTCATGGTTGCCTTGGCTGACACAGATAGCTATATCTTGGCTGTGATGGCATATGATCGTGCCATGGCCATCAGCCGCCCTCTTCATTATACAACAATTATCAGCCCAAGGTCCTGTGTCTTGCTTGTTGTTGGGTCTTGGGTGATTGCAAATGCCAATGCCCTCCTCCACACTGTGCTCACAGCTAGTCTGTCCTTGTGTGGGAACCGGGAAGTGGCCAACTTCTACTGTGACACTTCCTTTTTGCTCAAGTTATCCTGTTCTGATATCCACTTTAATGTGAAAATGATGTACCTGGGGATTGGTGTTTTCTGTGTGCCATTAATATGCATTATTATCTCCTATATTCGGGTCTTTTCTGTTGTTCTATGTGTTCCATCCAATAAGGGCATACTCAAAGCCTTCTCTACCTGTGGCTCCCACCTCACAGTTGTTTCTTTGTATTATGGGACAGTCATGGGCATGTATTTCCGTCCTCTGACCAGTTACAGCCTAAAGGATGCAGTGATAACTGTGATGTACACAGCAGTGACCCCAATGTTAAATCCTTTCATCTACAGTCTGAGAAATCGGGACA